A region of Pyxidicoccus trucidator DNA encodes the following proteins:
- a CDS encoding TetR/AcrR family transcriptional regulator, whose amino-acid sequence MSNEPAKRPGPRAAQKEATARAVLEAAREEFERVGFEAANLRSIAARAGVSAGTVIHHHGDKRELLHAALFDDLDETLRRTLSGLGAGPLETQLSALTRGVFGYYQRRPGLSRTLLKESLFADAPWAGKFTAQAGMVHGALAKLAGDASARGELRPDVDGALFAVAYLSFFYFALISWVQGAHGAPVALVEHLVHQHLEGLRPTKKSIRRKAR is encoded by the coding sequence GTGTCCAACGAGCCCGCGAAGCGCCCCGGTCCCCGGGCGGCACAGAAGGAAGCCACCGCCAGGGCGGTGCTGGAGGCGGCGCGCGAGGAGTTCGAGCGCGTCGGCTTCGAGGCGGCCAACCTCCGCTCCATCGCCGCCCGGGCGGGGGTGTCCGCCGGGACGGTCATCCACCACCACGGCGACAAGCGGGAATTGCTGCATGCCGCGCTGTTCGACGACCTCGACGAGACGCTGCGGCGCACGCTCTCCGGGCTCGGTGCTGGTCCACTGGAGACACAGCTCTCCGCGCTGACCCGCGGGGTGTTCGGGTACTACCAGCGGCGGCCCGGGCTCTCGCGCACGCTGCTCAAGGAGTCCCTCTTCGCGGACGCGCCCTGGGCAGGGAAGTTCACCGCCCAGGCGGGAATGGTGCATGGGGCGCTCGCGAAGCTGGCCGGGGATGCGAGCGCGCGAGGGGAGCTCCGGCCCGACGTGGACGGCGCGCTGTTCGCCGTCGCGTACCTCTCGTTCTTCTACTTCGCCCTCATCTCGTGGGTGCAGGGCGCGCATGGCGCTCCGGTGGCGCTGGTGGAGCACCTGGTCCACCAGCACCTGGAGGGCCTGCGTCCCACGAAGAAATCCATCAGGAGGAAGGCCCGATGA
- a CDS encoding alpha/beta fold hydrolase — protein sequence MKSAFRGEQAKGVLLRWYDHFRARLKVPTESRTVKTRFGDAHVLVGGPETAPSVVILHGALASSAHVLHELAPLLERFRVYAVDVVGQSVKSADARPSVSNNEYGEWLTDVLDGLSLERPHVVGVSWGGFVAIRLAAHAPERIHRLALLVPAGVVNGSHWDGLTRIALPMMMYRLSPSERRLKAFVRHLLTTTDDDWAAFLGDAVRSVNMDMRVPALAKPEEFTRLKAPTLVLGADLDVSFPGQQLLARAPELFPTLTDRELLKDCLHCPPTTDAFRRYLSERIGGFLLAN from the coding sequence ATGAAGTCCGCGTTCAGAGGCGAGCAGGCCAAGGGGGTACTGCTGCGGTGGTACGACCACTTCCGCGCCCGGCTGAAGGTGCCGACGGAGAGTCGGACGGTGAAGACGCGCTTCGGTGACGCGCACGTCCTCGTGGGCGGCCCGGAGACGGCGCCGAGCGTGGTCATCCTCCACGGGGCGCTCGCGAGCTCCGCGCACGTCCTGCATGAGCTGGCGCCGCTCCTGGAGCGCTTCCGGGTGTATGCGGTGGACGTCGTGGGGCAGTCGGTGAAGAGCGCGGATGCCCGGCCCTCGGTGTCGAACAACGAATACGGCGAGTGGCTGACGGACGTGCTGGATGGGCTGTCGCTGGAGCGTCCGCACGTGGTGGGCGTGAGCTGGGGCGGCTTCGTGGCCATCCGGCTCGCGGCCCACGCCCCCGAGCGCATCCACCGGCTGGCCCTGCTCGTTCCGGCGGGCGTGGTGAACGGCTCGCACTGGGACGGACTCACCAGGATTGCCCTCCCGATGATGATGTACCGGCTGTCCCCATCGGAGCGGCGCCTCAAGGCGTTCGTCCGTCACCTGCTCACGACGACGGACGACGACTGGGCGGCCTTCCTGGGCGACGCCGTCCGCTCGGTCAACATGGACATGCGGGTTCCAGCGCTCGCGAAGCCGGAGGAGTTCACGCGGCTGAAGGCGCCCACGCTGGTGCTGGGCGCGGACCTGGACGTGAGCTTCCCGGGGCAGCAACTCCTCGCCCGCGCGCCGGAGCTCTTTCCCACGCTCACCGACCGGGAGCTCCTCAAGGACTGCCTCCACTGCCCTCCGACGACGGATGCGTTCCGACGCTACTTGTCGGAACGCATCGGCGGCTTCCTGCTCGCGAACTGA
- a CDS encoding fatty acid desaturase family protein gives MRIPVDDVKRLRSELRHAMPQDAFKPQPLRGVIALSLVPAAAALMWAIATGRLPWWACLLCSFVLSQMITTMGLAAHEALHHSVFRSRVLEDVLGWAGFAPFLVTPGHWRAWHVQAHHSAANVHDRDPDILPRQKEWLTQRFPKLFHAVSAGSRTWISYISFCFVFSGQGQAFLWHHCSKPELQHVKMHRTKERLLTVLLMLGWGTLGWAMGPRATLYALILPFLFGNITLMIYIATNHWMQEASEETDNPFVNTASVETHPVMNWLHLNFSYHQEHHIFPAMSPRFAPLLRQHLRAINPEASIVYPHLHALRTLYGRPALYGADGQTLVDREGAHPVSTTELRRRLEAPVQGGLMRPREGNAP, from the coding sequence ATGAGAATCCCCGTCGATGACGTCAAGCGGCTCCGCTCCGAGCTGCGACATGCGATGCCCCAGGACGCCTTCAAGCCGCAGCCCCTGCGCGGGGTCATCGCGCTCTCGCTCGTGCCCGCCGCGGCCGCCCTGATGTGGGCCATCGCGACCGGGCGGCTGCCGTGGTGGGCGTGCCTGCTCTGCTCCTTCGTGCTGAGCCAGATGATTACCACCATGGGGCTGGCGGCCCATGAGGCGCTGCACCACTCCGTGTTCCGGAGCCGGGTGCTCGAAGACGTGCTGGGCTGGGCCGGCTTCGCTCCGTTCCTGGTGACGCCCGGCCACTGGCGCGCCTGGCACGTCCAGGCGCACCACAGCGCCGCGAACGTCCATGACCGCGACCCGGACATCCTCCCGCGCCAGAAGGAGTGGCTCACCCAGCGGTTCCCGAAGCTGTTCCATGCGGTCTCAGCGGGCTCCCGCACCTGGATCAGCTACATCAGCTTCTGCTTCGTCTTCAGCGGCCAGGGGCAGGCCTTCCTGTGGCACCACTGCAGCAAGCCGGAGCTCCAGCACGTGAAGATGCATCGCACGAAGGAGCGACTGCTCACGGTGCTCCTAATGCTCGGCTGGGGCACGCTGGGCTGGGCCATGGGTCCGAGGGCCACGCTGTACGCGCTCATCCTTCCGTTCCTCTTCGGCAACATCACGCTGATGATCTACATCGCCACCAACCACTGGATGCAGGAGGCGTCAGAGGAGACAGACAACCCCTTCGTGAATACAGCCAGCGTGGAGACCCACCCGGTGATGAACTGGCTCCACCTCAACTTCAGCTACCACCAGGAACACCACATCTTCCCGGCGATGAGCCCCCGGTTCGCTCCGCTCCTGCGGCAGCACCTGCGTGCCATCAACCCCGAGGCGTCCATCGTCTATCCGCACCTCCACGCCCTGCGCACGCTGTACGGACGCCCGGCGCTCTACGGTGCGGACGGCCAGACCCTCGTGGACCGCGAGGGCGCACACCCGGTGAGCACCACGGAGCTCCGGCGGAGGCTCGAAGCCCCGGTCCAGGGAGGATTGATGCGGCCTCGCGAGGGGAACGCGCCGTGA